The following proteins come from a genomic window of Paenibacillus swuensis:
- a CDS encoding N-acetylglucosamine kinase — protein sequence MSSYVAGLDGGGTKTAVTLMDDNGNIVRTITSGGINYNGMDAETVRGNLGELFAVMAECTGGLEHCAQVVIGAAGVSNPDVIPRLEEDVRACGYPGKLLIVGDQEAALYGAHEGRPGIILVAGTGSICYGRNGAGVSHRSGGFGHLIDDEGSGYSIGRELLSALVRHEDGRIQATAISRLVYEQLELNTVKEVIGFVYDKHRHKKDIAALAPLLTTACDSGDETALGIAARSAQSLYELTVPVTEKLTLQQGRLAMTGSVLLNNSYIRETFVQLLSRHYPHLHCGMPAKDASGGAALMAWTRQGGMTDGV from the coding sequence ATGAGCAGCTATGTGGCAGGTCTGGACGGCGGGGGAACGAAAACCGCGGTAACCCTTATGGATGATAATGGGAATATCGTCCGGACGATTACGTCCGGGGGTATTAATTATAACGGAATGGATGCGGAAACGGTCCGCGGAAACCTTGGGGAGCTTTTCGCCGTCATGGCGGAATGTACCGGCGGTCTCGAGCATTGTGCGCAGGTAGTTATCGGGGCGGCCGGCGTCAGCAATCCGGACGTTATTCCCCGATTGGAAGAGGACGTGCGAGCTTGCGGCTATCCAGGGAAGCTGCTGATCGTCGGCGATCAGGAAGCCGCCTTGTACGGCGCGCATGAGGGGAGACCCGGCATCATTCTGGTCGCAGGAACCGGTTCGATCTGTTACGGCCGGAACGGAGCCGGTGTGTCGCACCGGTCCGGCGGATTCGGGCATCTTATCGACGATGAGGGAAGCGGATACAGCATCGGGAGGGAATTGCTGTCCGCGCTGGTTAGGCATGAAGACGGACGTATCCAGGCTACCGCGATCAGCCGGCTCGTTTATGAACAGCTTGAGCTGAATACGGTTAAAGAGGTCATCGGCTTTGTATATGACAAGCACAGGCATAAGAAAGATATAGCTGCGTTGGCACCGCTCTTGACGACCGCCTGCGATTCGGGGGATGAAACGGCGCTGGGGATTGCAGCAAGAAGCGCACAGTCATTGTATGAGTTGACCGTACCCGTAACGGAGAAGCTTACTTTGCAACAGGGGCGCTTAGCAATGACCGGAAGTGTGCTGTTGAACAATTCATATATCAGGGAAACATTTGTTCAGCTGTTAAGCCGTCATTATCCGCATCTGCATTGCGGCATGCCGGCGAAGGATGCTTCCGGCGGTGCAGCGCTCATGGCCTGGACAAGACAGGGAGGAATGACAGATGGAGTTTAG
- a CDS encoding exo-beta-N-acetylmuramidase NamZ family protein, with product MGKVSNGVDHIGQYTHLFKGKRLGLITVPTGLNREFVSTIDILNERFHLAALFSPEHGVRGDQGAGAVIDSYLDPMTGVPVHSLYRKDSKRLTAQMLDEVDMVVYDIQDVGTRYYTFIYTMLNALEDCASAGKEFVVLDRINPLGGVTVEGNLLKPEYKSFLGGYPLTMRYGLTAGEIACLVNDRMNWRANLNIVRCQGWERTMQFPDTGLHWIMPSMGIPRFDTALVYPGTCLFEGTNLSEGRGTTAPFEMIGAPFLDAEKLAREMNRKELPGVVFRPVYFRPSFSKFQGELCRGVQLHVLDRRLFRPVETGVELLLTVKRNYEEFAFLPPVKEGSRHFIDLLAGDRMLREPDVDVSGLLERFRDESRTFAVMKEQYHMY from the coding sequence TTTGTATCCACGATTGACATCCTGAATGAGAGATTTCATTTGGCGGCCCTATTCTCTCCGGAGCATGGGGTGCGCGGGGATCAAGGCGCCGGGGCAGTTATAGATTCGTATCTGGATCCCATGACCGGCGTGCCTGTGCACAGTTTATACCGCAAGGACTCCAAGCGGCTGACGGCGCAGATGTTGGATGAAGTGGATATGGTCGTATATGACATCCAGGATGTAGGGACCCGGTATTATACGTTTATTTATACGATGCTGAACGCGTTGGAGGACTGCGCTTCGGCGGGTAAGGAGTTTGTCGTGCTGGACCGGATTAATCCGCTGGGCGGGGTGACGGTGGAGGGGAACTTGCTGAAGCCGGAATATAAGTCGTTTTTAGGCGGATATCCGCTCACTATGCGGTACGGCCTGACAGCGGGCGAAATCGCCTGCTTGGTCAACGACCGAATGAACTGGCGGGCGAACCTGAATATTGTCCGCTGCCAAGGTTGGGAGAGGACGATGCAGTTCCCGGATACGGGCCTGCACTGGATTATGCCGTCTATGGGCATTCCCAGGTTCGATACGGCTTTAGTGTACCCCGGAACTTGTCTGTTTGAAGGGACGAATCTGTCCGAAGGAAGAGGCACGACGGCGCCATTCGAAATGATCGGCGCGCCGTTCCTGGATGCGGAGAAACTGGCAAGGGAGATGAATCGGAAGGAATTGCCGGGCGTGGTGTTCCGCCCTGTGTATTTCCGTCCTTCTTTCTCCAAGTTTCAAGGGGAGCTGTGCCGCGGGGTGCAGCTGCATGTACTGGACCGGCGGTTGTTCCGGCCGGTGGAGACCGGGGTGGAGCTGCTGCTTACGGTGAAGCGGAATTATGAGGAGTTTGCCTTCCTTCCGCCGGTGAAAGAAGGCTCAAGGCATTTCATCGATTTACTTGCAGGGGATCGGATGTTGAGGGAGCCTGATGTAGATGTGTCCGGGTTGTTGGAGCGGTTTCGGGACGAGAGCCGGACGTTCGCAGTGATGAAAGAGCAGTATCATATGTATTAA